ATATTCATTCATCTGCTGCAGTAACATTTCATTTGTCTCATTAATATTATAAAAGTACATGACAAAAGATGATATGGAACAAATGATAATAAGTTAGATAACTAAAAATATATATTTAAGATAACAAGGGGGGGATCTTTATGTCAAGATGTGGTTGTAATGTTGGATATGGTGGATTTGGACGAGGAAAAGAAGTGCTAGTTATAATAATACTTTTATTATTATGTTGCGGATGCGAAAATGAAGTATATAGAGAATACGATCCATGTGATTGTTAAAATAGATTATTAGAGGGAAATAAAATCCTCAGTTTCCCTCTAAGTGTTGACAAAATCCACACTCACAGACTGTAGGATACCTATTATTTTTATGTGTATTAATAATAGGTAAGACTCTCCGTTCTACGTTTTGAAGATTATATCCCGAATATAAAGATTTTGTTTCATCTCTTATTTAGTATTCCTCGTTGGTAATTAGTTTTAAGAGATACTTTTTTATCTATATCAGAAATAATAATCCCAGCTAATACAAATATTGCTCCAAAATAACCTTGAATTTTTAAGATCTCATCAAGAAAAGCAAAGCCAAATATGGCTGAAAAAACGGGTTCAAGGGAAAATAGAATACCCGTGCGTTCAGGAGTTGTATATTTTTGAGCAACTGGTTGTAATACAAAACCAAAAGCACTACATATCACACTTAGAGATAATACAGCAATCCATTCAACAGAATTGTTTGGCAATCTTGGTTGCTCAAATATAAAGGAAAATAGCAATCCAAATATTCCTGCGAATTCTAATTGTAAGACCCCTAACGCTAATGGATCAACCATTTTGGAAAAGTGGCTTGTAAGTAGAATTTGACCTGCATAAATAAAGGCAGCCAATACACAAAGCAAAGATTTTGTATCAAGTTGAAATGTGCTATCTATCGTAAGTAGAGCAATTCCAACTATCGTTAAAATCACACCAGCCGTTATAGGTAACGTAGGTCTTTTTCGATGAATAATAATTTGGAGCAGTGGTACAAAAACGACAGTTGTTCCTGCTAGAAAACCTGCGCTTGATGCGGAAGTTGTTTTTAATCCAAACATAAGTGTTGAAAGTACGCAGAACAATGCCAATCCTAATATCGTCCCGTATAGTAATGTCTTTTTATCTATATTACATAACTTTTTATAGAAAATTGGGGCGGTTAATAGGAAAGGCAATTCCAAAACGCAGAGCTACTAAATTAAAAACATCAATACTGTCTAATCCCATTTTCATAAATAGATAAGATGATCCCCATGCCATCGTAATTAAGGCTATAATCAAATCGGCTTTTTTTTGTGAAATAATAATCACCCCTTCTGCATATATAATACCGTGAAGTCTTGACATAGAAAAACACAAAAAAACTATGGTTCGAAATAGGTTAAAGCTATTTCAGACCATAGTATAGAATAAACCGTTTACTATATAAGTTCTTCTGCAATTCTTTTTAATGCCAATAAATAAAGTTCACCTAATCGCGTTGGTATATAGCCCTTGTGAGTAATGACTCCAACGTGGATTTTTTCATCAACCTCTAACGGAATTGCAATAATATCGTCTCCATGCAAATATGATGGAAATACGCCCGTAGAAATAGTATACGCATTTATACCAATTAAAAGATTAACTACCGCCGCACGCTCACTCACTTTTATTGTTTTTTTATGGTTTAGAGTGCTTAGGATTTCTTCTGAAAAATAAAAAGAGTTATGCTTTCCTTGTTCATACTCCAAGTAAGGTAAATCCTCTAAATCATCAGGAGTAATGCTGGAACGGTTCGCTAAAGGATTTTCTTTGCAAATAAAAATGTGAGGAGTTGCTACAAACAATTCAGAAAAAATTAGATTACTTTCATTTAAATATTTACGAATAATGTGCTCATTAAAACTGCTTAGATAGAGTATACCTAATTCACTCTGCAAATTTTTGACATCTTCAATAATATTATAGGTTTTTGTCTCACGAAAAGTAAAGTCATATTCATCACCACCAAACTCTTTAATTAAATCCACAAAAGCATTAGCTGCAAAAGTATAATGATGTGTTGAAACTGAAAAACGTTGCTTTAAAGGTGTTGCATTGATATATCTATCTTCAACCAACATTACCTGTTGTAATATTTGGCGGGCGTAACCCAAGAAGTCCGCACCTTCATTTGAAACAATGATTCCTCTGTTAGTGCGAACAAAAATTGTTGTTTTTATTTCTGCTTCTAATTCTTTTATAGAAGCAGACAGGCTCGGTTGCGAAATAAACAATTTTTTTGCCGCCACGGTAATGGAACCTTTGTCCGCAACTTCAACGATATATTTTAACTGTTGTAAAGTCAAAGCTATTTCCTCCTGTGCTCATATATTCATTTATCCTTTCCTTAATAAAATGAAAGCATTAAAATTAACATTTCTCGTAAATTTAATTGTCCATATTTTGTTTGTTCAAATATTTGGTTATCTGTAAAGTTTAATGTTTTTCCATTAGATAATATTAATAAAAAAGCACTAAAAAGTTGTTATTAAAAATTCGTTTTCTAATCTTTAACTTTTAGCCTTATTGTATGTATTATTAATTATATCAAATAAATCATTTATTGAGACGTAAACCTAAAAATGAATACTAGTGTTTTATAACCCAATATAAATTTTTAATTACATAATTTCACATTTATAACACAAATTTAGGATACTGTATCCTAAATTATACTTCTTTTACTCTATACATATTAATACATTTATCTATTCATATTCCAACTTCTTTATCAGCTCTATTTTCATTTAAACTGTCAGCATTTAAAATATCAACATTTTCTTTAGTTAATTTTATTTAAGGATAGACTCTTAATATACTTTGCTAATTCTTTAGTCAATAACCCATAATTTAAAATCTCGTTTATTATATAAATAATTGGATGTCATACATCCGATATTTTAAATTCATCAAATAAAGTATATTTACTTTATAAATCACATTAAATACTACCCAAGAATATATTCATTTTTATCTAATTCAGGAATATTTTAACCATTATTTAAATTTTGAATCTAATATATTTTTGATTTCTACTTGTTGGGTATGATCTCATCTTGTTATACTGTACTTTATTTTCACTAAAATTATTTTTTTCAAACTATTATCAAATAAACTTATTTGACTTATGTCATTAACGCTGTGATTTAAAACATAATATATTCCACTTCCTATGCTTTGAGATTTTTATAATATCTTTTCTAATAAGATCCTTTAAGTCAATGAGTGCTCTATCTCTATTCACATTATTAAGCTTTTGATAATCTCCGTTAGTTATTTTTCCATTTTTTCTTATAAATACAAGACCTATAGCTTCTTTCTCTTACAGAAAAGGCTGAGTATAATCAAATATTAAAGGTAAGTCAGGAATTAGATAATTGCATAAATGAGTTTACCCATAGAATGCCATATGATATAAATAGTAAAATTATAAAAAAGTTTCACAAAAATAAACCAAACAAATAAAAAATTCTAACTTATTAATATTTATTATCATTCTCTCACTTAGTTTTAACTATACTATCAAAATGTAAGACTTATTATTGTTTACCTTTATTAAATTCACTTTTATCTTGGATTGTCATCATATTCTTATTGTTTCTTTAGTAATATAATTATGATTTCATTATATAAAATAAATTATTGTCTTTCTGCAACAATCCATTTTATATTCTATATTTCTTAACCTATTGTAGAATCTAATATATATTAAATTTTAATTTCAAAAAACATTCTTTTTCTTTCCTTTTCTTTTCTCTCACAGTTAGTTGAAAAAGAAATTTTATACTAATATCCACTTTGAGGCTTTTGTGCTATTACTTTTATTTTTTATACTTTTATCCTTATGTGACATCTCATTTAATATCTTGCTTATCTTTCTATATTTTTGTTCATCAGTTAATATATCCGGAAGTTTGCCCATTAATAAATCATCTATTTCTTTTCTTGATGCACTTTTATATTCATTTAAATAATTAATTACCAAGTCTTTATAGTAACCATTATCAAATCCTCTATTCCTTATATACTGAGCTTTTTGTTCCATAACAGATGCTATTTTAGATGTAACATAGACATTAGGGTACTTACCTTCTATTAATTTCATTTTTCTTAATATATTTCTTTCATTCTGGCTTAATAGTTCCTTTTTCTGAACTTTATCTAACGCAATTGCCAACTTTAGTTCTAAATTTGTATTATTTATTAATAGTTTTGTATAATTTTCATCAATTACTTTTCCACTAATCTTAACCGAAACTCTATTCTCTACTTTCAAATCGTAATCAGGTAGTGGAAAATACCTTTGTATTTGCATAATAAACATCTTCTTGATGCCACTTCCTATAGTGTCTATCATATTTAAGCTTACATAGTATTAGCTAAAAACTGATTTCTATAAAATTCTTCTGGTGAATCCTTTTCTATGACATTTTCAATTGTTTTCGGAATAAAGCTCCCTAAGTTAGAAAAAATTAGTTCATCAGGTTTTTCAACTACATTTATTTTTCCGCCTAAATTATAATCTTGATGAGCTATGCAGTTATGAAGAACTTCTCTTATTACAAATGGTTCATATTGAGTTATTTCTGTAGGAAATAATGTATTTTCCTTTAAATACCTATATTTTAAATTTCTTATTTTTTCAAACACTCTATCAACAGAAATTATAAAATGTGGGCCAAAATGCTCATAATCTTTTTCTATGTTTCTTTCGTCTTTTAATATCCATGATATTTTAGCAACAGCAGGACTTAAATAATGTTCTGATTCTTCTTTTCCTAATAGAAGAATTGCTGTTTTTGTCATTTTCCCATTTACTGTCAGCTTAGCTTTGTTTAGAAATACCTCATCATTCCAACTATCACATTCTTGTTCCAACTTAGGATTTTTTATTTTATATTGTTCTCTTGCTTTCAATATTGCATTTTTATCCAAATCATTAATTGTTGCATCTTCACAAATAAGCGAAGACCAATCCGTCACCCTATTTTGATTTCTTATAAATTCAAGTTCTTGAATATTTAAAGCTCCAAGAGATTCTCCGTCTCTTTCATAATAATGTCCTTTCCATGCATATCGCTTATTTTTTAAATTTGCTTCATTACTTAGCGCGGAAAAATATTTTCCTAGCTCTTCAAAGCTAAAATCATTTTTTGCTTCTTTAAATTCCACACATTCATTTTCAACAGGTAAATTTATCAATTCCTTAAATAAATTATAAATATCACTATTTACCAAGAATTACTCCTCCCTTAATTATTTACTCTGATAAAATTCTTAATGTATTGTACTTAATCCTATTAATATTCATTATATATTTTTAACGCAATAATATAGACAAGCTTGTCTATATACAATTATTTATACTATTTAGTATGACAATCCACTAACGATACTAAATTACAATATCGTTTATTATATGTGAATATATAACCTTACTATAAATACCTTAATCAAAATATTCTGACATTCTTCTCAATTCTATTTCATTTTTCTATTAATGCCTTAAGATACCTTTGTGTTAAACAACGTATATCTTTTAATTTCAAAAAATTAGCTATTTCCCTCTTACTTTTAGGATCATTGCAAATTTCTAATATTTTATTCCTCATATCTTTCTTCTTATCTCGTTGGTTTATCTTGTTGATAGTGAACAATATTCTCTATTTGTCTAGAATTTTCTTCTTCATATAATCAGCAATCAATTTGTCTAATTTCCAACTTAGATTTAATGTATCCATATTTATTGTCTCTTTATTTAAAATGTCCTGTAACAATTTATTATTCAAAGTTTCTCTGACTTCTTCTATTTGGCGCTTCATTTTTATATTCTTATCCATATAACCCCCTATACAATTAACAAACTTGCTCCACAAGCAAATTATATCATTATTTCTCACATATAATCAATGTGAATAAAGGATTATTTTGGGGGATTATCTTGATGAGACATGCTGAAAATAAAGACAAAAATTTAATTGGTGACAGAGTAAAATATGCAAGACTTAAAAATAAACCTAAAGTAACTCAAAATGATTTACTTGCCAGACTTGCCGTAAGAGGCATAGAACTTGAAAAAACAACAATATCCAAAATTGAATCTAAAACAAGACCTGTTACAGATAAGGAACTTGTTGCTATTGCCGATGCGTTAAATGTAAGTATATTATGGCTTCTTGGAAAAGACTAACACTGTTCTCTTTTTAATGTACTCCACAATATCCTCTATCTTAAACATAATAGGCTTCATTCATAATTAAAATTTAATCGCAAAATAAATGAATAAATATTAAAATTTACCTAATCAAATCAGTCGAGGCTTATGATAAAGCTATGGAATTTATATCAAATAATGCTATCCTTTTCTTTAAATTTAAATAGAATTATCTTATCTTTAATACTCTTTTTATTCTTAAAACATTTGTATGTTACATTACTTATTCCAGTAATTAATTTTATACCGTTTTCTTTATCAAGAATTAAATCACCTTCCTTAATCCTCTTACTTCTTTTCCAAAGATATAATTATTTTTTTATTTCTATATTGATTACCTATACAACTTACATATTCACTTCCTTGTTATTAATATCTAAAATTCTAATATAAACAACTATAGAAGTCATAATAACTATATCTATAAAATTTTATATTTAAATTAATCATTATAATAAATTATACATGTTCTAAATTGTTGAGTTTATCTCTTTTTTAAATAATACTATTTTGACAGAAACATCCATATATTCTTTTACGATAGTATATCCCATTTTCTTATAAAAATAATGATTTCTCTTCTTATCCGCAGGTGTCTCTAAAGTCCAGTCAGTTGCATTGGGAAATTGACTTTCTATAAACTTAATAGCTTCTTGTCCAATTCCCTTATCCTCATAGTTTGGTATCACACAGATACCTCCAAGAAAGTACGTGCCATCATTATTATCTCTAATAATAATATCGCCTACTATTTGATTATTATAAATTATTTTATATATTATTTTGTTTAGGACAATATTAGCCATACTTTCTTTAGAATGGTTATATCCAGGACATTCTCCATATTTGATAAAATCGGCATAGAAACTCTGATTTTGTACATCAATTAATTTATCAACATCATCAATTGTTGCTTTCGTAAATTCAATTTTCATCGTACAAATTCCTTTCACTCAATGTGAATTTTCTTCATAATATTTACACTTGTGACACAAGTATAAGAAAAGATTACGAAATTACCTTAATTTTAAATTTAGGAAATTTTTAATCCAATGTTCCAATAACATTATTTAATTTCAATAAAGCATCTGGCTCAACTTTTAAAGTAGTATTTTCTTCACCTAATCCACCATATACAAAAGAAACCTTAAGAAGTCTCTTATCAATTATATATGGCAATGAAATTCCGAACATCGGAACATTCCCAACTGAAAATCCCGTTATCAATTTAACTTCCTCTTTAGTGGCTAATCTAACATTTTTACAGTTTAGCAAACATTTTATTTCCTTGAAATTTACATGACCTCTTCCACCTGATATAACTATTACATAAAACCCTTTATTTGTATATATTATTAATGTTGGTGCTATTTGAGCAATATCAATTTTAAAATAGTCAGCACCTTCTTTTGCTGTATAAATGGGCTTATCATTATGAATTAATTCAAATGAAAAACCATTCCCTTTTAAAATATCTTTTATGTTTTTCATTAAATTTACCTCCTAGTAGTACATATTTCAAAAAAATTCGCTATCCTTTATAACCTTTTTAATTAGAATTTTATTGGAAATTTTATAAATTCCTATACATAAAAAAAATATATTATAAACTTGCTATCTGAACTGTTATAGCAATCACTTTCAGAGGTTTATCTGCTTCATTCCATATAGATTAAATCGATGAACTAAGTACTATTATTGAACCCTGATTACTAACATTTCGTTTCCACCTTTCACAAATTCATAATTTACTTTTACTGTTTTAATTTCATATTTAGAAAAGCATCCATCCTCTATTAATTTGTCAACAAACAGAGATTTTTCACATTTTAAATTGACTATTGGAAATACTCTTATTTCCTTCGATGTTATCCTTACTAATTCCTCAATAACCCTTTTATGGAACTCATAATCTAAATGCTCATCATACATAAACAGAAAGTGTGATACAAGAGCTATATTAAACTGTTTATCTTTAAAATAGCTTTTGGGGTACTCGGTAGTAACATATTCCGCCTTTGAATTTTGTTTAAAATCCCAAATAAATGCTTCATATGCTTTTTTACGGTGTTCTTTTAAATGTTTAATGCTTTTAAAATACTTCCACTTATACAAATCCTTAATCTCTTCCATTTTTGTCATTGTTATTTCTAAATCTTTTGTGCACTTTTCTTCTATATCCTTAACCGAAAAAGAATAAATTCTATCAGAAGCAGTAACATCATATCCTAAAGTTCTAGCTTCTGCACAAAAAGAACTGACACCTGAAGCTACATCCAATATTCTCTCATTTTTACTTATATTATGAATATCAAACATCCTATAATA
This window of the Clostridium kluyveri DSM 555 genome carries:
- a CDS encoding GNAT family N-acetyltransferase translates to MKIEFTKATIDDVDKLIDVQNQSFYADFIKYGECPGYNHSKESMANIVLNKIIYKIIYNNQIVGDIIIRDNNDGTYFLGGICVIPNYEDKGIGQEAIKFIESQFPNATDWTLETPADKKRNHYFYKKMGYTIVKEYMDVSVKIVLFKKEINSTI
- a CDS encoding helix-turn-helix domain-containing protein, yielding MRHAENKDKNLIGDRVKYARLKNKPKVTQNDLLARLAVRGIELEKTTISKIESKTRPVTDKELVAIADALNVSILWLLGKD
- a CDS encoding DMT family transporter is translated as MELPFLLTAPIFYKKLCNIDKKTLLYGTILGLALFCVLSTLMFGLKTTSASSAGFLAGTTVVFVPLLQIIIHRKRPTLPITAGVILTIVGIALLTIDSTFQLDTKSLLCVLAAFIYAGQILLTSHFSKMVDPLALGVLQLEFAGIFGLLFSFIFEQPRLPNNSVEWIAVLSLSVICSAFGFVLQPVAQKYTTPERTGILFSLEPVFSAIFGFAFLDEILKIQGYFGAIFVLAGIIISDIDKKVSLKTNYQRGILNKR
- a CDS encoding YbaK/EbsC family protein, with the translated sequence MKNIKDILKGNGFSFELIHNDKPIYTAKEGADYFKIDIAQIAPTLIIYTNKGFYVIVISGGRGHVNFKEIKCLLNCKNVRLATKEEVKLITGFSVGNVPMFGISLPYIIDKRLLKVSFVYGGLGEENTTLKVEPDALLKLNNVIGTLD
- a CDS encoding LysR family transcriptional regulator → MTLQQLKYIVEVADKGSITVAAKKLFISQPSLSASIKELEAEIKTTIFVRTNRGIIVSNEGADFLGYARQILQQVMLVEDRYINATPLKQRFSVSTHHYTFAANAFVDLIKEFGGDEYDFTFRETKTYNIIEDVKNLQSELGILYLSSFNEHIIRKYLNESNLIFSELFVATPHIFICKENPLANRSSITPDDLEDLPYLEYEQGKHNSFYFSEEILSTLNHKKTIKVSERAAVVNLLIGINAYTISTGVFPSYLHGDDIIAIPLEVDEKIHVGVITHKGYIPTRLGELYLLALKRIAEELI
- a CDS encoding transcriptional regulator, whose amino-acid sequence is MVNSDIYNLFKELINLPVENECVEFKEAKNDFSFEELGKYFSALSNEANLKNKRYAWKGHYYERDGESLGALNIQELEFIRNQNRVTDWSSLICEDATINDLDKNAILKAREQYKIKNPKLEQECDSWNDEVFLNKAKLTVNGKMTKTAILLLGKEESEHYLSPAVAKISWILKDERNIEKDYEHFGPHFIISVDRVFEKIRNLKYRYLKENTLFPTEITQYEPFVIREVLHNCIAHQDYNLGGKINVVEKPDELIFSNLGSFIPKTIENVIEKDSPEEFYRNQFLANTM
- a CDS encoding Spo0E family sporulation regulatory protein-aspartic acid phosphatase, which codes for MDKNIKMKRQIEEVRETLNNKLLQDILNKETINMDTLNLSWKLDKLIADYMKKKILDK